From one Aeropyrum camini SY1 = JCM 12091 genomic stretch:
- a CDS encoding SCO family protein, whose protein sequence is MVDRRTAFIAVGVVLVAFAISVGVALIVASTVITKLVGNTSIASYNSYVAAIEYNKPLEPVEALSNEGEIRIPVEGVVNIVVPQYVNCPDVCHWESAIMLYLMGELVDRGLQDKVVFVTIGVNPYYETIADGERYMESVAGDYLEKGVRWIWVLDSVEKQEKLWDMFGIAVSLYCVKKDGSIVNQLTYEDYLSLKNSGECRFIGVNHTAGFIIVDSQGVFRYFISPTDEGWQRGQKQVAEAILQYILNLVEESG, encoded by the coding sequence GTGGTAGACCGTAGAACAGCTTTTATTGCAGTTGGCGTTGTATTAGTAGCTTTCGCCATTAGTGTCGGGGTGGCGCTGATAGTCGCATCTACAGTCATAACCAAGCTTGTCGGCAACACAAGCATAGCATCCTACAACAGTTATGTAGCGGCTATAGAGTACAACAAGCCCTTGGAGCCTGTGGAGGCGTTGAGCAACGAGGGGGAGATAAGAATACCTGTTGAAGGTGTGGTCAATATCGTCGTCCCCCAATATGTGAATTGTCCCGACGTCTGCCATTGGGAGTCGGCTATCATGCTCTATCTCATGGGAGAGCTTGTTGACAGGGGCCTACAGGATAAGGTTGTCTTCGTGACCATAGGCGTAAACCCGTACTACGAGACTATAGCGGATGGCGAGAGGTATATGGAGAGCGTGGCAGGAGACTACCTCGAGAAGGGGGTAAGGTGGATATGGGTGCTCGACAGCGTCGAGAAGCAGGAGAAACTCTGGGACATGTTTGGAATAGCCGTCAGCCTCTATTGTGTTAAGAAGGACGGCAGCATAGTTAACCAGCTAACGTACGAAGACTACCTAAGCCTGAAAAACTCGGGAGAGTGCAGGTTTATAGGGGTGAATCACACTGCAGGGTTTATAATAGTTGACAGCCAAGGCGTGTTTAGATATTTCATAAGCCCTACCGACGAGGGGTGGCAGCGGGGTCAGAAGCAGGTTGCAGAGGCTATTCTCCAATATATTCTAAATTTGGTGGAGGAGAGCGGCTAG
- the gatB gene encoding Asp-tRNA(Asn)/Glu-tRNA(Gln) amidotransferase subunit GatB, whose product MKGSGVNVKIGLEIHVQLSNAGSKLFCGCDSEYRSYKPNTNVCPVCLGLPGALPVPSRRPIVLALAASIALGCRVPRNIIFTRKHYFYPDLPKNYQITQFEKAGGAPVCMGGLLEYLDTDDWSWERVRIRRINLEEDPGKTYYEGSILTSRYALVDYNRSGVPLLEIVTEPDIPSPRHARMLVDYLLLTLEYIGATNPRLEGVFRVDANISIAGGERVEVKNIGSTQDVEKALKFEISRQRLIVEKGGRVERETRHWDAERGMTKPLRVKEEEADYLYFPDPDLPPVEITEAMLAEAEKLASRTPGTVYREIESMGVRREIAWSITSTLPAARLFLEAVKLGADPGIAARLVGVDLKGELKEVGKDLYSPGNWPPPESIVVLSNLIAKGDYTYDSIKGLVVPKLAANPEADVRSLLPEKVEDIESLVEDVLNREKQAVQDYLAGKKKALNYLVGQVMRAAKGRALDPRQAREILLRRLSAIKEEDS is encoded by the coding sequence TTGAAGGGTAGCGGTGTTAACGTCAAAATAGGGCTAGAGATACATGTCCAGCTCTCGAACGCGGGCTCGAAGCTCTTCTGCGGCTGCGACAGCGAGTACAGGAGCTATAAGCCCAACACGAACGTTTGCCCTGTCTGCCTAGGCCTACCAGGGGCTCTTCCCGTCCCGAGTAGGAGGCCCATAGTGCTGGCCCTGGCAGCATCTATAGCCCTGGGCTGTAGAGTCCCCCGGAACATTATTTTCACTCGGAAGCATTACTTCTATCCGGACCTCCCAAAGAACTACCAGATAACACAGTTCGAAAAAGCGGGCGGAGCGCCCGTCTGCATGGGAGGGCTCCTAGAGTATCTCGACACCGACGACTGGAGCTGGGAGAGGGTTAGGATAAGGAGGATAAACCTCGAGGAGGATCCTGGGAAGACGTACTATGAGGGCAGCATACTCACCAGCAGGTACGCCCTAGTTGACTATAATAGAAGCGGAGTACCCCTTCTGGAGATAGTTACCGAGCCGGATATCCCCAGTCCCCGCCACGCCAGGATGCTCGTTGACTACCTCCTCCTCACCCTCGAGTATATCGGGGCTACTAATCCCAGGCTCGAGGGAGTGTTCCGGGTCGACGCGAACATCAGCATAGCAGGGGGCGAGCGCGTTGAAGTTAAAAACATAGGTTCGACCCAGGACGTGGAGAAGGCGTTGAAATTTGAGATATCGAGGCAGAGGCTTATAGTCGAGAAGGGAGGCAGGGTGGAAAGGGAAACCAGGCATTGGGATGCGGAGAGGGGTATGACAAAGCCGCTGAGGGTTAAAGAGGAGGAGGCTGACTACCTATACTTCCCCGACCCAGACCTCCCCCCAGTAGAGATTACGGAAGCCATGCTCGCAGAGGCTGAGAAGCTCGCTTCAAGAACGCCGGGAACCGTCTACAGGGAGATAGAGTCTATGGGGGTTAGGAGGGAGATAGCGTGGAGCATAACAAGCACACTCCCAGCAGCCCGCCTATTCCTGGAAGCCGTTAAGCTCGGGGCTGACCCGGGGATAGCGGCCCGGCTTGTTGGTGTAGATCTGAAGGGCGAGCTTAAGGAGGTGGGGAAGGACCTCTACAGCCCTGGCAACTGGCCTCCGCCAGAGTCTATTGTAGTCCTCTCAAACCTAATAGCCAAGGGAGACTACACCTACGATAGTATAAAGGGTCTAGTAGTGCCCAAGCTTGCAGCTAACCCGGAGGCCGATGTTAGAAGCCTCCTGCCGGAGAAGGTTGAGGATATCGAGAGTCTGGTCGAGGATGTTTTGAATAGGGAGAAGCAGGCTGTCCAAGACTACCTGGCTGGGAAGAAGAAGGCACTTAACTATCTCGTAGGCCAGGTTATGAGGGCCGCCAAGGGCAGGGCGCTGGACCCGCGTCAAGCCAGGGAGATCCTTCTCCGAAGGCTTTCAGCTATAAAAGAGGAGGATAGTTAA
- a CDS encoding cytochrome c oxidase subunit II, which translates to MARNGLVYEYMFIAIIVAVLAGFISSLAYYSYALNVNPACEAIKADQQALDDIVRKAQTTPVVEKAEGVYEVYIVGRQFVWIPSNIVLKDPKQVTFYVATTDVIHGFEIAGTNVNFMVIPGYIAKFTWYPPKNAEGEYLILCNEYCGVGHQFMKASLVIERSQQALSESEAGAQQIIAGMVDTLSATTGLTLVPTS; encoded by the coding sequence ATGGCGCGTAACGGGCTTGTCTACGAGTACATGTTTATAGCGATAATTGTTGCCGTTCTAGCAGGGTTTATATCGAGCTTGGCGTACTATAGCTACGCGCTCAACGTGAACCCTGCGTGCGAAGCGATAAAGGCTGACCAGCAGGCTCTCGATGACATAGTTCGGAAGGCGCAGACCACGCCTGTAGTGGAGAAGGCCGAGGGTGTCTACGAAGTGTACATAGTAGGGAGGCAGTTCGTATGGATACCCTCAAACATAGTGCTCAAGGATCCCAAGCAGGTGACGTTCTATGTAGCAACTACCGACGTTATACACGGCTTTGAAATTGCGGGCACAAATGTCAACTTCATGGTCATCCCCGGCTATATAGCAAAGTTCACGTGGTATCCGCCCAAGAACGCGGAGGGTGAGTACCTTATACTATGTAACGAGTACTGCGGCGTCGGCCACCAGTTCATGAAAGCAAGCCTGGTTATAGAGAGAAGCCAGCAGGCATTGTCAGAGAGTGAGGCAGGAGCTCAACAGATAATAGCAGGCATGGTGGACACCCTCTCAGCCACTACGGGGCTTACGCTGGTTCCAACGTCATAG